In the Vulpes vulpes isolate BD-2025 chromosome 12, VulVul3, whole genome shotgun sequence genome, CGCAGAAGGGCCACAGGCACTCTCAGAACAAGCCAAAGGTTTCTCTGGGCTCATCACAGCCATTCCCAAAGTGGTCTGCAGGACAGCCATCAGGCACCAGTTCAACAGCGAGGAAGACCAGTTGTAAGATGATGAATTCCAAGTAACAATAGGGCAAGCAAGGCTAATATTCTGGGGAACCGTGTGTTCTTGAAAAATGCCCTGGGTCCAGCGTTGCGTGCATTCCTCAAGAATATGTCGCCGCCTGTAGGTGATCATGTGAGAAATCCTGTGCGACATCTGAGTGGTCTCTTAGAAAGGCCCTGAACCCCGTACCTTGACAAGGGTCAATGACCACAACGGGAAGGAGATCAAGGCTGGCTTCCCCTCCCAGAGAATTTAGGAAAAATAGGTGTAAGACCAACCCTGTGATGCGCCACCtcacttgccccccccccccccccactaggcCTGCATAATAAGCAGGAAGGGCCGAAGACTGCGCTTCCCTCCCTAATGCCTTGCAGGTTTATTAAGCTTATGTACTGCAGGAcaggtgctggggggggggggggggggggagggactgCCCTTTTGGGGGTGACTTGCTAAGGAAATGTGAGGAGGTGAGAAGGTAAAATCCTAGCAAGGGAACTAGAGAGAAaatcgagggatccctgggtggcgcagcggtttggcgcctgcctttggcctggggcgcgatcctggagactcgggatcgaatcccacgtcgggctcccggtgcatggagcctgcttctccctctgcctgtgtctctgcctctctctctctttctctgtgactatcataaataaataaaaaaattttaaaaaacatttagagAGAAAATCGAGGAGGgccaggagagaaggaaggagggcgCAGGGGCAGCCTGTGGGCCTCTGGGTTCCCCGGGGCGCCCATCCCCTGCAACCCTCAgctcccccctgctccccgcctggctccccacccccgctcgctggggctgggggctccctCTGGTCGTGGGGGTCCCGCGAGCCCCCCAAGGCTGCCCGCGCCCCGCAACCgtccgccccccgcgcccccagcgCCCCAGCGAGGGGTGCCCGCGTGCACAATGGGGAACGAAGCCAGTTACCCCGAGGAGATGTGCTCCCACTTCAGCCAGGACGAAATTAAGAGGCTGGGCAAGCGGTTCAAGAAGCTGGACCTGGACTGCTCGGGCGCCCTGAGCGTGGACGAGTTCCTGTCGCTGCCCGAGCTGCAGCAGAACCCGCTGGTGCAGCGAGTGGTCGACGTCTTCGACACGGACGGCAACGGGGAGGTGGACTTCAGGGAGTTCATCCTGGGGGCCTCCCAGTTCAGCGTCAGGGGCGACGAGGAGCAGAAGCTGAGGTTTGCCTTCAGCATCTACGACATGGATAAAGACGGCTACATCTCCAACGGGGAGCTCTTCCAGGTGCTGAAGATGATGGTCGGGGACAACCTGCAAGACTGGCAGTTACAGCAGCTGGTGGACAAGACCATCATCATCCTGGACAGAGACGGGGACGGGAAGATCTCCTTCGAGGAGTTCAGTGCTGCGGTCGGAGGCCTGGAGGTGCACAAGAAGCTGGTAGTAATTGTGTGAGCTTTTCCTTACGAGCACCACCCACCAACCCTTACTTCCCTTTCTGTCCCTTTTGAGATGGGCTCCAGGCAGCCCAGCAGCCCTCTCTCTGACTTACTTGGAAGTGCTTCTCTTTGTCAAGCCACGTTTTTCTAACACGAACCTCATGACCAACTCGGtgtcattcattctttctctctcagcgATTCAGGGTAACGCTCTACCTGGGGGAGACCAAGATGAAGGAGCGTGGTGGGGAAAGAAAACCAAATGGCTTTTCTAAACGTCtttttcttggctttgttttgttgtgggtttttttttttaagattttagttatttattaataagagacacagagaaagagagagaggcagggacacaggcagagggagaagcaggctccatgcagggagcccgatgtgggactcgatcccaggtctccaggatcaggccctgggctgaaggcagcacttaacctctgagccgcccgggctgccctttttcttggttttgatgCAGAAACCAAACTATAAAGAgtcaaaaagaactttaaaaatcccaaaatgagaaaatatacatatcTTGGCCTTCACCTCTCATGGTGTTATATATGGGAGAAAATTGCACAATTTAAATCAGGTGTTGGGTGGATAGTTTTGACTTACTTGCAGCCAGGTTCTCACGACGGATTGTTAACTTCCTGTGGTGGCAACAGGAGCAGATATATTTCTCTTGGCTGAACACCTCTTTGATCAGCTCTCTCTGGGCAGCGAAAGCCCGTCTTTCCCTTTCCTGGGCTGCAGCCCACTGCCCACCCTATGTGCAGAAATCCCTGAGCCTGTCTGGAGGGTTCCTCCTGTCTCATCGTTTCAGCTCCTGACCAGAAACTGGTCTCAGGACTCTTATAAGAAATACTGAACCTGGATTAAGTGCCCAGCCCAACTATCAGCCTCGGTGGCAGTCTTTCAGGGTGGGCTACCCATCCCAATACGAAGTTCAGTTAAGACTGCTCCCAGCCAAACAGGGTGGGGGCCTTCCCAGAAAGCTCTTACCTCCAAAACTCaggccccaccaccaccaccccagttACAGGGAAAGGGACAGATTCAGAGTCATTCTTCCCACAGGACAGAGGCAAACACAATCAAAAGATGCAGATACGGGCAGACCTGTCTCTGCAGAAGCAGGGTGCCATCTGTACTAGCTAAACTTAGTTTTAGAAATCAGACCCCGGGCCTGGCAGGGAAGCTGAGAGCTCTTTCACCCCAGGAAGCTTTTCTCTTGGAAGACTCAGCCCATATTTCCTCATACCCTAATACACCTGCAGCCAAGGTGTGTACTGGAGCCTATTTACACTGGGCAAAGGCAACGTGTGTGCATCTCTTGCTAGCTCTGTGTTAGTGACGTCATCACGTTGATAGACTGAAATTGGCCACCGTGGAACTAGCACATCACGGGAAGGAgcaaaaacttttcattttgtttggagaACCAGTATAAGTAAGTATATCACTGCCTGTACTGCAGATCTTACCAGATCTCTGAGGTCCCACTTAACTGTCAGTTCTTAGAAAACAAGGTGTCCTTGGTCCCAGCATTTGCCACTTCACACCAATCCTCTTCCTTACAGTGGACCACTCCCCTTCCATCCCCCATGGAAGGGCTTAAGGCTTTCAAAACAGCGGTACAATGAAACATTCTCTCCCTACACAGGACAAAACTCAGGTGATTTTACTCAGGATGAGGAATATCTGTTTGAAAGATACTATTATCCTTATATTTTGAAGAAGCTAGTAGCTggtcttgaaaaaaacaaaagtaggaaaaataagtCCACAAATTTAATTACTGTCAGGGCACCCATCTACCAAGGCTCCCTGccacactttttattttctagattatttAGGAACCACAAAAAATAGAGGAGTCTCTGTCCTTTATTCCTGTGCAGTCctagaaaatgtattaaaactcAAGAAATGGCCCCAACCCTGTGTGATACCCCCATTGCAGGATAGCATCAATTCAGACACTCTTGGGTTTGGAGTTGCTAACAACTGGGTTTTTATGACGGtcatttattagctctgtgagcataagcaagttacttaatctctcagGATCAGTTCTCCTAATTAAAACGAGGATCCACCATATGGTCATTTTGAAgattcaaaaatgtaaaacatgtaaggggtgcctggatggcttagtcagtagagcatgcaactcttgatctcagggttgtgagtttgtgccccatgttgggtgtagagcctactaaaataataataataataataataataataataataataataataaaagtaaagtgCCTAGAGCACAATGAGTTCATTgtaatttccttctcttcccccctTTACTCCACTTCTATTAGATCAAGATACATAAGGGAAAGAATTCTTCGTCTTGAACTCTTTCTTAGTACTTAGCTATAGCAGTGTAAAATTAGCTGAATGTTTGTATAATCCTAATCCAGAAAAGAAACAATGTCATAGCCCTCCCGACCCCCTCATGTGCAGAGGTAACGAGAGACTTCTTGGCCAGAGAAAGTTTAGAAGACTCTCATTCTAGCCCAACCTATTTGACTTTGTGGAGGAAACTATGCAAGAGGAAAGTCAGCATGTGTAGTGCTAGCTGACAAGGCCTCtcggagacttttttttttatatactctgCAATGTACacaataaaatatggaaatttaaaaattacgaCCAAGGGTTTGAAACATGTTGAATTACATGTTTAAATTTaacaagaggaggaaaaatatttcagCTCCTGGAATGGCTGGAATTAACAAGCTAATTGCTCCATCAGTCTACTTAATGTAGTTACCCAGAGCTTTATGGTAATGACCTTGAACTGAGAACTGTTTCTACTTTTAGCAACTGGAAAGATCTGACTGTATGGATATTTGGGGAGAAAGATCACATTTACTTCCAAGTTAGAatgctttgatttttctgttaGTTGCTGGTTGCCAACGTATATAGTTCTGTACAACTCCTTGCGTGATAATGGTAGTTAACATTTCTTGAACCACTGTTCCAGATACTGTTGAATTTGTTATATCATTTAATCATAACAACACTGCAAAGTAGGTGCCATCATTCGGTTTAATGCATGAAGCTGTAGAGAGATCTAGAATCTTCTCCAAGATCTCCCTGTTGGTAAGTGGCAAAGCAAGAACTTGAACtaggcttttttatttatttatttatttatttttatttttttatttatttttaagacttattcattcatttgagagtgtGCACCCATGCACTgcagtgtggagcttgcttctctctctgcctgtgtctctgcctctctctctgtgtgtgtctctcatgaataaataaaatcttaaaaaaataataaaaataaaaaataaactgataataGCAACCAATATACTTCCAGGCTATACAGATCACTAACAATATGTTGTTATTAAATCCAATATTAATGGATTGTATCTGCTCTCTACCATATGTTGCAATCCCAAACCacaagacactttttttttttttttttttgaaataggagaaaatacaGCCTTAGCTCTGTTGGTTTATCCTCAAAGTCTATCATGCTTTAGAGGCATTCTCAGGGAAAAACctctcaggaaatattttttgtttagttACAAATTCTATTCTTCACTTGTACTATTGAATCTCTTTGTTAGCATATAGGAAGTCATTGATCTGGCTACTGTGTTTTATCTGTTTTGCATGCCTTGAAAAGGGAATGGCTTGGATGTTTTTTAAGACAAGGTGGCACCGTAATAGGCCACTAGACTGAGAATCAGACTGGACGCCTCTCCTTTCATACTGGTTACTGTAGCTGTCCCAAAGGCTGGTGACTGTGCACATAGCAGCAAATCATGTGTCAACTTTAAAGGCATTGGCTGGTTCACAATGAAAAACCACAACATTGAAGAGACACCAGCAGCAAGACAGCTGTGTACATCAAAGGCTACAGTCTGAAAACTCATAGGCTTTATCCGACCTGCaagtaaatttttttgttgttttatgtgATGTTTGTCCTCACAAGTTTtttatttgccaatatttttaaaatctgaagctcttaaatcaaatcaaaatgagCATAAAGGAATGCATGCCACCCCAAGATGAGAGTGACCTTTTATTGGCTAAGATACCTATGAAGCATGTGGCTAAAATGGAAAGTTTCAAGGAAGAGAAAACCTGCTCCACTCTTTAGTACAAAAGCTCAAGATGGACTAAAgtgttcattatttttcaaaaatagtgCATCTGGTCATAAAACATTTATCCCAACAACCAATATTTTCTAACAGCTGAAACAATAAGTTTGCAATAGTCAAAACAAATATAGCCATATAATACTTTAAACCTCCATAtaataaaatctaacaaaaacTAACAGTCAACTTGAAATTAGAGAAACATAAATAATACCTAGGAGAGAGGTTAATagttttttttcaacaaaaagcCTTGCCTTGTCTGGAATGCATAACCAGCAAAGGATATAAATATATGATTCATAcaaaaggagatggaaaaaacatcaaaaaatagCCTCCCTAAGTAAATACAAATCAGAatgtttaaaacaagaaaaaatgattGCATATAAAACAGGCTTGGCAGGGATGTGAGCATTCTGTGCATCGGGCAGCATCAGCTACAGTGTTCACACTTTGTGAAGGATGCTTCACACTTCATGAGGCCTCAAAACAGTAATATCATCTGACTTGTTAATCCCAgccactgtatatatatatgcatatatatatatatatacacatatcagagaatctcatatatatatatatctcagagaATCAAAAccgatttttaaatgttatgcacaaaagatttttttgttgtagcaatatttatcatgtatatataatattaaagaaaattaaacaccTGACAGGTTGAGATTAGTTGCCAATTATGGTAAATAATAGGTGATAAAATAAAgccattaaattaataaataaaatgactgtaaatacacatttttggaaaatagtattttttttaaaaagcagagttgttatatatttacataattttggaaaatacatatatatatatggttcatATGCagttcagaaaaggaaaataagaactgaaagtattttgtagggacacctggctggctcagttggctaaagcctgtgactcttgatctcgggattgtgagtttgagccccccaTGGGATGTagacacttattttttaaaaagaaactatgtaTGGGTAAAGGATTATGGTTAATCGTCTCTAAAgtttagaaatgtttttctgAGTTGCTTTAATAATAAATCAAGATTTTCAAAAGACCACACAATGGAGTAATGTAGCAAATTGAGTACCAGGTCTGAGGCTAAAAAGTGGTTGCAGAAGCCTAGAAGGGGCAGGGGCTTGGAGAAGGCAAGGAACAGAAGGAATGTTTCCTGAACAGGATGGGCAGTGCCACACTGACGGAGCCATTAAGCAGATTACAGATTAAAGAAGACAGAGGTTcccagcccccagggcctggAAAGTGATGAGACCTTCCCACAGACACTGGTCGCTGTCCATCTACATCATTTTGCTAATGCAAATGTGTGAGCACTGTTAATTAACTTTGCTTATGCATTGTCCTGCTGGATTTTGCAGATCATctcctcttgtttcttttgttaaatgtgATCTTTCCATCTGTCTTCATTGATGAAAAAATTCCAGATCCTCTGAATGaacatcttctttctccctcttcataattattgttattttttttttttttagaaatcccAAATGATTGCACCTTACACTTTTACCCTACTCTCCAGCCAGGTAAACTGTATCCCTTGGGAGCTGTCCTTGGGACCTCCGAGCCCAGCCTCCTGCAAGTCTCcatcttctgtccctcccccacaaaGGATCATTTGTATAGATACAACAATGAAGCTGCCAAATTTGTTGAGCTTCTGCTCTTCCAGGCAAAATAGTGGGTGGCAAACAAAAGTGTATAAATCAGGTCTTCTAGATTAGAAACTGTATTTGCTTCCTATGTATGCACCCTACTTCCAAGTATCTAGGAGTCATCCATAGTTCAGACTTTCCATAGCTCTTCTTTCCTTTACCTTTCACTAAAATCATCATTTGTCCCCAACTCTTGTTCttactaaagaaaaagaatatcagtTTGAACACCAGGATTGGGCTTTACAGACTCAGAGAAGAGATAATGCAAAGTTTAACGCACTAGatcactaaaatataaaatgatttcccCTGGTTCTTATAGTTATTTTACCCTGGGGGAAGCCTACTTTAATGGGTACTGGAAATCTTGAGATTAACTGTAACTAAGTTTCTTTTCAGATACATATTGTATTTAATAGGCatgtattgaacacctactatacACCAAACTTTTGGAGGCATATAAAGAAAGGCAAAGCCTCACTGTATCAGAGAAATCTTCCTAGAACAGACTCATGAATTCACTTCAGGGTTCTACATTGAGAAATAAAGTCTATTTCAAGATAGGTTCTATTTATAGCTTGGAGCTAGAGGAGCTTAGTCCTTTAAGCAGTCTATCGGGTCATGTTCtttggttgcaagcaacagaTTAAGCAAGAAAAAAGGGGATTATCAAAAGAATAGTGGGGAGCTCAGTGTTTTGAAGTAAGGAAAAGAATAACTGATAATGCCTCAGGAACCACAGGACTCCAGGGACTATGACTTTGAGGCATTGGCACTGGAAATGACTCAGTCTCAAATAACTTTCAATGCCAATATCTCTGTTTCAAATGCAAATTGGCTTACCTTAGGTCACATGCTTGGCTTTAAGGGACCAAACAATGAGGAGTCTGATTGGTTGATAAATGAAAACTACGCATTTCCCCAAGGAAAGTGtcctaaacaaataaaatcaatacAATACATGCCCAACACAAGTCAGCTGAAATTACTGCATTCAATCTCTAACTTTTTATTAATTGCAAATATACTTCCCTCCAATTAGGTCCCAGAGTGATGAATACTGGTATTATGCAGTCATGATGGCAAGTTTTCcaagctcagttttctcatctatcaaTTGAGAATacccatctctttctccctcacaaaattattctaaaaaatctCCTGAGATATACAAAAGTGTTCAGGGagtagaagggaaaggagaagagatgggtaggaaatatcataaagggagacagaacataaagactcctaactctgggaaacgaactaggggtggtggaaggggaggagggcggggggggggggggtgaatgggtgacgagcactgaggagggcacttgacgggatgaacactgagtgttattctattgttggcaaattgaacaccaataaaaaataaatttattattaaaaaaataaaaaataacgtGTTCAGGGAGAAAAACTGGTACACATTTACATTATACAATAAGATTCTAGCTTTTGAATGCTTTCATCcgttctttcaaaaaatattaattgaagaCCAAGTAaatgctaggcactgttctaggcaatCAGGGTACAGTCTGAACAAGATGAACAAAACTCCTATCCtcttggagcttacattctatgTAAGAAGGGAAGtaggcaataaataaaatatattatgttaggagaaaaataaagcagagtaagGGGGTTAAGTTGTGTCCagaaaaggaaggggaggaagttTTGCCCTTTTTAACCACATGGTTAGGGGAGACTTTATTGATAAATGACATTTGAATAGAGAATTGAAGAAAATGAGGGAGAGGAACAATACTGATTACTGGCAGGAGTTGCAGGCAGAGCACAGAAAATGAAGACTCTCAACTGCTCCATAGACTTAAGCAAGAGGAAGCCCAAGTAGCTGAGCAGAATGAACAAGTGAGGGAAGGATATGAAGTCAGAAGTACAGGACTAAATCATGGAAGGTCATTTAGACTATT is a window encoding:
- the PPP3R2 gene encoding calcineurin subunit B type 2 — translated: MGNEASYPEEMCSHFSQDEIKRLGKRFKKLDLDCSGALSVDEFLSLPELQQNPLVQRVVDVFDTDGNGEVDFREFILGASQFSVRGDEEQKLRFAFSIYDMDKDGYISNGELFQVLKMMVGDNLQDWQLQQLVDKTIIILDRDGDGKISFEEFSAAVGGLEVHKKLVVIV